The proteins below come from a single Acidobacteriota bacterium genomic window:
- a CDS encoding serine/threonine-protein phosphatase encodes MLRLLENFDELFDLSYQVGDTALGELLERTLSELDNPSQNWGAEGRREELFEESEHSVSFYYRPHLFPGMDLKLRLAHELQCRLLPRQLPQGSPASISSVLESYCHLSGDLFGWEMLDDGRFLIWIADMAGHGVRAGLASAVLRVLIDTLPRRNKIGPWVSDLNQALHDCLKPECSSLYATLFLMTLDSDGNAAYCSAAHPPVLLRRSSGEIEELVSLDRPVGLFGDTPYRTADFRLESEDCLLLYTDGLVEATGWDGEPFGCQRLRDLLVKKSADPRELTKSIYREITRRQDIDKLEDDVTFLALKL; translated from the coding sequence ATGCTGCGCTTACTCGAGAACTTTGACGAACTGTTTGATCTTTCCTATCAGGTTGGTGACACAGCCCTGGGTGAGCTGCTAGAGCGGACCCTCTCCGAACTCGACAATCCTAGCCAGAACTGGGGCGCTGAGGGTCGACGCGAGGAGCTCTTCGAAGAGTCTGAACATTCCGTCAGCTTTTACTATCGTCCCCACCTGTTTCCTGGGATGGATTTGAAGCTACGACTCGCGCATGAATTGCAGTGTCGGCTTCTTCCGCGACAACTGCCGCAAGGATCGCCGGCGTCCATCTCTTCGGTGCTTGAATCCTATTGTCATCTCAGCGGTGACCTGTTTGGGTGGGAGATGCTGGATGACGGAAGGTTTCTTATCTGGATCGCAGACATGGCCGGACACGGTGTTCGCGCTGGACTCGCCTCGGCCGTGCTGCGGGTACTGATCGACACCTTGCCGAGGCGCAACAAGATTGGCCCGTGGGTATCCGATCTAAACCAGGCGTTGCACGACTGCCTGAAACCCGAATGCAGCAGCCTTTATGCCACGCTGTTCCTGATGACGTTGGACTCCGACGGAAACGCCGCCTACTGCTCTGCGGCCCATCCACCCGTTCTGCTGCGCCGCTCGTCAGGAGAGATCGAAGAGTTGGTATCGCTCGACCGACCGGTCGGCCTGTTTGGCGACACGCCCTACCGAACTGCAGACTTCCGGCTGGAATCCGAGGACTGCCTTCTGCTCTATACCGACGGTCTGGTTGAGGCGACGGGGTGGGATGGCGAACCCTTCGGTTGCCAGCGCCTCCGCGATCTACTCGTCAAGAAATCCGCCGACCCCCGCGAGCTGACGAAATCGATCTA
- a CDS encoding SDR family oxidoreductase, which translates to MQKPVIALAGATGYVGSRLLEALEAANYPVRCLARRPTFLSDRVGKTTTIIKGDCLDASTLGPLLRGVDCAFYLVHSMGSEKDFAEQDRRAALNFSRAAREAGVKRIVYLGGLGDSSEELSRHLKSRHETGDVLRSTGIPVIELRASIILGSGSLSYELIRALVERLPVMVCPNWVRMKAQPIHIEDVVTYLIASMKLPESDNRVFEIGGEDQVSYADIMREYARQRGLRRLMIPVPLLTPYLSSLWLGLTTPVYARVGRKLVKSIRNATVVRNDEALHVFGRRPVGMAEAIRRALRNEESRFSATRWSDAVSAGGSPPSWGGAKFGTRLVDKREVQLTISAREAFDPIRRIGGETGWYYANALWRIRGWIDLLVGGVGLRRGRRDPEKLIVGDAIDFWRVEAYEPNRRLRLVAEMKLPGRAWLEFQVEETAEGSVIHQSAVFDPVGLAGQAYWYGIYPLHRRIFAGMLRGIANGKCNLADAGATIG; encoded by the coding sequence ATGCAAAAACCGGTCATCGCTCTGGCCGGCGCTACGGGCTACGTCGGCAGCCGACTACTCGAAGCACTGGAGGCAGCGAACTACCCAGTGCGCTGCCTTGCGAGGCGCCCCACTTTCCTCTCCGATAGGGTCGGTAAGACAACGACAATCATCAAGGGTGACTGTCTGGACGCATCGACGCTTGGGCCGCTGTTGCGCGGTGTCGACTGTGCGTTCTATCTGGTTCACTCGATGGGATCCGAGAAGGATTTCGCGGAGCAGGATCGCCGCGCGGCGTTGAACTTCTCGCGGGCCGCTCGGGAAGCCGGCGTGAAACGGATCGTCTATCTCGGTGGTCTCGGTGATTCGTCCGAAGAGCTGTCACGCCATCTCAAGAGCCGCCACGAGACCGGCGACGTGCTTCGCTCGACAGGAATCCCCGTTATCGAGCTGCGGGCGTCGATCATTCTCGGTTCCGGGAGTCTCTCCTACGAGTTGATCCGAGCGCTCGTCGAACGACTCCCCGTCATGGTCTGCCCCAACTGGGTACGAATGAAGGCGCAGCCGATCCACATCGAGGATGTCGTCACGTACCTGATCGCGTCCATGAAGTTGCCCGAGTCGGATAATCGCGTATTCGAGATCGGCGGAGAGGACCAGGTCTCGTATGCCGATATCATGCGGGAGTATGCACGGCAGCGGGGCCTCCGCCGACTGATGATCCCCGTGCCATTGTTGACTCCGTACCTATCGAGTTTGTGGCTGGGACTGACGACGCCTGTCTACGCTCGGGTGGGTAGAAAGCTGGTGAAGAGTATTCGCAATGCCACGGTCGTGCGCAACGACGAGGCACTGCACGTTTTCGGCCGGCGCCCCGTCGGTATGGCGGAGGCCATCCGACGCGCGTTGAGGAACGAGGAGTCCCGCTTTAGCGCGACGCGGTGGTCCGATGCGGTCTCGGCAGGCGGCTCGCCACCCTCGTGGGGCGGCGCAAAATTCGGAACGCGTCTAGTCGACAAGCGCGAGGTTCAGCTAACAATCTCCGCGCGTGAGGCCTTCGACCCGATCCGGCGGATCGGCGGCGAAACCGGTTGGTACTACGCGAACGCCCTGTGGCGGATTCGCGGTTGGATCGACCTTCTCGTGGGCGGCGTTGGACTACGCCGCGGACGCCGGGACCCCGAGAAACTTATCGTCGGCGACGCTATAGATTTCTGGCGCGTCGAAGCCTACGAACCTAACCGCCGGTTACGCTTGGTCGCGGAAATGAAACTTCCGGGAAGAGCGTGGCTGGAATTTCAGGTCGAAGAAACCGCGGAAGGTTCGGTCATCCATCAAAGCGCGGTATTCGACCCGGTCGGTCTGGCGGGACAGGCCTACTGGTACGGCATCTACCCATTACACAGAAGAATCTTCGCCGGCATGTTGCGGGGCATCGCGAACGGCAAATGTAATCTCGCAGATGCCGGTGCTACAATCGGTTAG
- a CDS encoding cobalamin-dependent protein (Presence of a B(12) (cobalamin)-binding domain implies dependence on cobalamin itself, in one of its several forms, or in some unusual lineages, dependence on a cobalamin-like analog.), protein MPTNDQFVAQLLEKSSPGYAGLSAGLLLQRLPEIEKRYEPDGFSAWKDQLLRWLLDLSGAVAIREPKLFEASMVWSRDAFISRQSPVDDLQAALTALRDILAERLPEDSAELVIPTVDQAITTIAKPAVMQASGTDSEGPGNLALSYLETILEGRPREAIEGVLKQVDDGISIRDAYLTVLIPALRETGRMWHAGELLIAEEHLITTTCRQAMTLLCERGRTSEKNDKAILLGCVAGNVHDIGIFAVADFFEMAGWRVINLGPDVPAVEIARSVQLFDIDVVLLSAALDAHLRPMQSTISEIRRFNERNVKILVGGAPFDRIAELWRSVGADGYSASVDDAVPLASKLLQT, encoded by the coding sequence ATGCCAACAAACGATCAATTTGTCGCGCAATTGCTGGAGAAGAGTTCACCCGGGTATGCCGGACTATCAGCAGGTCTGCTGCTCCAACGTCTACCGGAAATCGAGAAGCGCTACGAGCCAGATGGTTTCTCGGCCTGGAAAGACCAACTGCTGCGTTGGCTGCTCGACCTATCGGGTGCGGTGGCCATACGCGAACCTAAGCTGTTCGAAGCGAGCATGGTATGGAGCCGTGACGCATTCATTTCGCGTCAATCTCCCGTCGACGATCTGCAGGCCGCACTTACGGCGCTTCGTGACATCCTCGCAGAAAGACTTCCCGAAGACTCGGCGGAGCTTGTGATCCCCACGGTAGATCAGGCGATCACAACGATCGCCAAGCCGGCGGTCATGCAGGCAAGTGGCACCGATTCCGAAGGGCCCGGAAACCTCGCTCTCTCTTATCTCGAAACAATCCTCGAAGGACGGCCTCGCGAAGCCATCGAGGGCGTGCTCAAGCAGGTCGATGACGGGATTTCCATCAGGGACGCCTATCTGACGGTGTTGATCCCGGCCCTGCGGGAGACCGGGCGCATGTGGCACGCAGGCGAACTGCTCATCGCGGAAGAGCACCTCATCACGACGACCTGTCGCCAGGCCATGACCTTGCTGTGCGAGCGGGGCCGAACGTCGGAAAAGAATGACAAGGCGATCTTGCTGGGGTGTGTCGCGGGCAACGTTCACGACATCGGCATTTTTGCCGTCGCCGATTTCTTCGAGATGGCGGGTTGGCGCGTGATCAATCTTGGACCCGATGTTCCGGCGGTCGAGATCGCACGCAGTGTTCAGCTATTCGATATCGATGTCGTATTGCTCTCGGCGGCACTGGACGCTCATCTGAGACCGATGCAAAGCACCATTTCGGAGATTCGCCGGTTCAATGAGCGAAACGTAAAGATTCTTGTAGGCGGAGCTCCCTTCGACAGAATCGCAGAACTATGGCGTAGCGTTGGCGCCGACGGCTACTCGGCCAGCGTCGACGATGCGGTGCCGCTGGCGTCGAAACTACTCCAGACTTGA
- a CDS encoding RNA polymerase sigma factor: MSESNPSLLARVAAGDHAAIDACLNQFGNLVWSLARRFTSSHVDAEDAVQEIFIELWSSASRYDSSKASETTFVAMLARRRLIDRLRKSQRQPQMDDLSAVAEFEHPDLPPDVAVMDDAARAAELIRTLKPEQQQVIRLAVYEGHTHQSIADALQIPLGTVKTHLRRGLLKVREAMQKADAESGGGL, from the coding sequence TTGAGCGAATCGAATCCATCACTGCTGGCCCGAGTGGCCGCGGGAGATCACGCAGCTATCGACGCGTGCCTGAACCAATTCGGTAACCTCGTGTGGTCGCTGGCTCGACGATTCACGTCTAGCCATGTGGATGCCGAGGACGCCGTTCAGGAGATCTTCATCGAACTGTGGTCGAGCGCCTCTCGTTACGACAGCAGCAAGGCATCCGAGACGACGTTCGTTGCGATGTTAGCCAGACGGCGGCTGATTGATCGACTGCGTAAGTCCCAACGACAACCACAGATGGACGACCTCTCGGCCGTGGCAGAGTTCGAGCATCCGGATCTGCCCCCGGACGTTGCCGTCATGGACGACGCCGCTCGGGCCGCAGAATTGATTCGCACCCTCAAACCCGAGCAGCAGCAAGTGATCAGACTCGCTGTATACGAGGGTCACACGCACCAGAGTATCGCCGACGCACTCCAGATTCCTCTTGGCACCGTCAAGACCCATCTGCGTCGCGGACTACTGAAGGTTCGGGAAGCCATGCAGAAGGCGGATGCTGAGTCCGGTGGAGGACTCTAG
- a CDS encoding fasciclin domain-containing protein, producing the protein MSNTKRSLNYLVASLLVLALGSFGSAALAGSCGTAHDIVDTAAEAGTFNTLVAAVTAAGLVDALKSDGPFTVFAPSDEAFAKLPKGTVESLLLPENKDKLTAILTYHVVAGKVLSADVKPGLVETLEGGSARLSMQKGNLMIDGATIVAADVNATNGVIHVIDSVIMPN; encoded by the coding sequence ATGAGCAACACGAAACGGTCCTTGAATTACCTGGTCGCAAGCCTTCTGGTCCTGGCCCTGGGTTCCTTCGGCAGCGCGGCGCTGGCCGGCAGCTGCGGCACCGCGCATGACATTGTGGATACGGCCGCCGAGGCCGGGACCTTCAATACGTTGGTCGCGGCCGTGACCGCAGCCGGCCTGGTCGACGCCCTCAAGTCCGACGGCCCGTTCACGGTCTTCGCACCGTCCGATGAAGCGTTCGCCAAGTTGCCCAAAGGAACTGTCGAGTCCCTGCTTCTTCCCGAGAACAAGGACAAGCTGACCGCGATCCTGACCTACCACGTGGTGGCCGGCAAGGTCCTCAGCGCCGATGTGAAGCCGGGTCTCGTCGAGACCCTCGAAGGTGGCAGTGCCCGCCTCTCGATGCAGAAGGGCAACCTGATGATCGACGGCGCGACAATCGTCGCGGCGGATGTCAACGCAACCAACGGTGTGATCCATGTGATCGACTCCGTGATCATGCCGAACTAA